A genome region from Micromonospora peucetia includes the following:
- a CDS encoding type I polyketide synthase, which produces MMDTEDKLREYLKRVTADLRRTRQRLRDVEADAQQPIAIVGTGCRFPGGVRTAEELWDLVAAGGDAIASFPDDRGWDLDTLYDPERSRPGTSSVREGGFVPDAAEFDARLFGVSPREALAMDPQQRLLLETSWEAVESAGIDPTSLKGARVGVFAGMTHSGYAHPPETPPAGVEDYLGLGNAGSIASGRVSYSFGFEGPAVTVDTACSSSLVALHLAVQALRSGECDLALAGGVTVMPTPAVFVDFTRQGNLSPVARCRAFADAADGTALAEGVGVLLVQRLSDARRDGRRVLAVVRGTAVNQDGASNGLTAPNGPSQQRVIRQALANAGLGVGDVDVVEAHGTGTTLGDPIEAQALLATYGQGRDEPLLLGSVKSNIGHTQAAAGVAGIIKMISAMRHGTVPASLHVDAPSSHVDWSSGAVELVTQSRAWPAVERARRAGVSSFGISGTNAHVILEQPEPETEPDAEVGAEPVTATAAASRAEPAGTPVGLPVPWMVSGRSERGLAGQAARLASFVRDRSDLSVADVSWSLATTRAALEHRAVVWGSDLDELVAGLSAVAEGRSAVSGVVSAGRRAVLFTGQGSQRAGMGRELYDLFPVFASTFDEVCGRFDGLLPGALRDIVFAEPGSADAGLLDQTVFAQAGLFAVEVALWELLTSWGVRADFLAGHSVGEVTAAYVAGMLSLADACVLVSARGRLMQALPAGGVMAAVGAPEEQVAELIDFSGVAVDVAAVNGPSSVVVSGVAGEVAVVVTASRERGWRVKELAVSHAFHSRLMDPMLDEFASVVAGLSWQPPKIPIVSNVTGAVADAGQITDPAYWVRHVRQPVRFADAVRTLHQQDVTQFLEIGPDAVLTAMAQDCVEATDDVRFTATLRAGHPEAGTLLTAVAERYVTGGHVDWAGYLAGTGAQPRTVDLPTYAFDHQRYWLNVTTGGLGAPGLGVRAVDHALLGAAVPVAGDDVRIFGTELSARTHPWLAEHVVWDSVVVPGAALVEMVLHAGAQVGCDALDELTLQAPLTLAGQGARAVQVKLGAADEEGRRPVTIHSRAAADPDGEWDRHATGVVSAAAPHPDGPDPSPWPPPAAARVPVDTVYAELSRLGVEYGPLFRGLRALWRTGDEVCAEVAVPDGTEVGGFGIHPALLDAALHVVGLLDEEPEASGVRLPFAWTGVTLSAVGATALRVRARRSGGGVTLTLTDPTGAPVARIASLVSRPVTADQVRGAGTTVDSLFDVAWQAVPSGAPTTARTVLLGAGPSGPGDLTRHGLTELAEAVGSGRLDPDLVLLPAYSDDEADPVPTGTRTRLATVLTAVQGWLADDRLADRRLVVLTRGAVPAGDTGRVTDLPGSAVWGLLRSAQAEHPDRFVLVDLDEAQRPEPDGAAGTVDLAAGTVDLAAGTVDLVARAVATGEPQLAIRGDRVLAPRLAPAALDPALGAELDPDGTVLVTGATGALGGLLARHLVAAHKVRHLLLVSRRGPDASGAAELLTELTALGAQARLVAGDVADRDCLAALLTGVPAEHPLTGVVHAAGVLDDAVISALTPERMSAVLSAKADAAWHLHELTRGRGLSMFVLFSSVAGILGGPGQGNYAAANAFLDGLAHHRHASGLAATALSWGLWAEDSGMTGGLDAAQRQRMSRNGLNPLDTAQALDLFSASLRGGRAHLVPALLDTAALRRQSDTGQLPAPLRGLVRARRRVLDVGGDAGPSFPQRLAGTPEAERGRLVEELVKAQVIEVLGYPSSTVIPSGQTFTGLGFDSLTAVELRNRLTTVTGIRLPASLIFDSPTPAALADFLLADVAPPAPASGLLTELDRLEAAFAATEPDELERLAADDETRTAVAVRLRALVTRWSDATDRLADVSQAIDDASDDELFDFIDQKFGRS; this is translated from the coding sequence TTGATGGACACCGAAGACAAGCTCCGGGAGTACCTGAAGAGAGTCACCGCCGACCTGCGGCGGACCCGGCAAAGGCTCCGTGACGTCGAGGCCGACGCACAGCAGCCGATCGCGATCGTCGGCACCGGCTGTCGGTTCCCCGGCGGGGTGCGGACCGCCGAGGAGTTGTGGGACCTCGTCGCGGCCGGTGGGGACGCCATCGCCTCGTTCCCCGACGACCGCGGTTGGGATCTGGACACGCTCTACGACCCGGAGCGGTCCCGCCCGGGCACCTCCTCGGTCCGCGAAGGCGGCTTCGTGCCCGACGCCGCCGAGTTCGACGCCCGGCTCTTCGGGGTCTCGCCGCGCGAGGCGCTGGCGATGGACCCGCAGCAGCGGCTGCTGCTGGAGACGTCGTGGGAGGCTGTCGAGTCGGCCGGCATCGATCCGACCAGCCTGAAGGGCGCCCGGGTCGGCGTCTTCGCCGGCATGACCCACAGCGGGTACGCCCATCCGCCGGAGACCCCGCCGGCGGGCGTCGAGGACTACCTGGGTCTCGGAAACGCGGGCAGCATCGCCTCCGGTCGGGTGTCGTACTCGTTCGGGTTCGAGGGGCCGGCGGTGACGGTGGACACGGCGTGTTCGTCGTCGTTGGTGGCGTTGCACCTGGCGGTGCAGGCGTTGCGGTCGGGGGAGTGTGACCTGGCGCTGGCCGGCGGTGTCACCGTGATGCCGACCCCGGCGGTGTTCGTCGACTTCACCCGGCAGGGCAACCTGTCCCCCGTGGCCCGGTGCCGGGCGTTCGCCGACGCGGCGGACGGCACGGCGCTCGCCGAGGGCGTGGGCGTGCTGCTGGTGCAGCGGTTGTCGGATGCGCGGCGTGATGGGCGTCGGGTCCTCGCGGTGGTGCGTGGTACGGCGGTGAACCAGGACGGTGCGTCGAACGGGTTGACGGCGCCGAACGGTCCGTCGCAGCAGCGGGTGATCCGTCAGGCCCTCGCGAATGCCGGGCTGGGCGTCGGGGACGTGGATGTCGTGGAGGCGCACGGCACGGGTACGACGTTGGGTGACCCGATCGAGGCGCAGGCTCTGTTGGCGACCTATGGGCAGGGTCGTGACGAGCCGTTGTTGTTGGGGTCGGTGAAGTCGAACATCGGTCACACCCAGGCTGCTGCCGGGGTGGCGGGGATCATCAAGATGATCTCGGCGATGCGGCACGGGACGGTGCCGGCGTCGTTGCATGTGGATGCGCCGTCGTCGCATGTGGACTGGTCGTCGGGTGCGGTCGAGTTGGTGACGCAGTCGCGGGCCTGGCCGGCGGTGGAGCGGGCCCGTCGGGCCGGGGTGTCGTCGTTCGGCATTTCCGGCACCAACGCGCACGTGATCCTGGAGCAGCCGGAGCCGGAGACCGAGCCGGATGCTGAGGTCGGGGCGGAGCCGGTGACCGCGACGGCGGCCGCGTCGCGGGCGGAGCCCGCGGGCACGCCTGTCGGGTTGCCGGTGCCGTGGATGGTGTCGGGGCGTTCGGAGCGGGGCCTGGCGGGTCAGGCGGCGCGGTTGGCGTCGTTCGTACGCGATCGTTCGGATCTGTCGGTGGCGGACGTGTCGTGGTCGTTAGCGACGACTCGGGCGGCGTTGGAGCACCGGGCGGTGGTGTGGGGCTCGGACCTGGACGAGTTGGTGGCGGGCCTGTCGGCGGTTGCCGAGGGCCGGTCGGCGGTGTCGGGTGTGGTGTCGGCTGGTCGTCGTGCGGTGTTGTTCACGGGTCAGGGTTCGCAGCGCGCCGGCATGGGTCGGGAACTGTACGACTTGTTCCCGGTCTTCGCCTCGACGTTTGACGAGGTGTGTGGGCGGTTCGACGGGCTGTTGCCGGGTGCGTTGCGGGACATCGTGTTCGCCGAGCCGGGCTCTGCGGATGCCGGCTTGTTGGATCAGACGGTGTTCGCGCAGGCGGGGTTGTTCGCGGTGGAGGTGGCGTTGTGGGAGCTGCTCACCTCGTGGGGTGTGCGGGCGGATTTCCTGGCGGGTCATTCGGTCGGTGAGGTGACGGCGGCGTACGTGGCGGGGATGTTGTCCCTGGCCGATGCGTGTGTGTTGGTGTCGGCGCGGGGCAGGTTGATGCAGGCGCTGCCGGCCGGTGGGGTGATGGCGGCGGTTGGTGCGCCGGAGGAGCAGGTCGCCGAGCTGATCGATTTCTCGGGTGTGGCGGTGGATGTGGCGGCGGTGAACGGGCCGTCGTCGGTGGTGGTGTCGGGTGTGGCGGGTGAGGTGGCGGTGGTGGTGACGGCCTCGCGTGAGCGGGGTTGGCGGGTCAAGGAACTCGCGGTCAGTCACGCGTTCCATTCGCGGTTGATGGATCCGATGCTGGACGAGTTCGCGTCGGTGGTGGCGGGGCTGTCGTGGCAGCCACCGAAGATTCCGATCGTGTCGAACGTGACCGGTGCCGTGGCCGACGCCGGTCAGATCACCGACCCCGCCTACTGGGTGCGGCATGTGCGGCAGCCGGTGCGGTTCGCCGACGCGGTGCGGACCCTCCACCAGCAGGACGTGACACAGTTCCTGGAAATCGGCCCGGACGCCGTACTGACCGCGATGGCGCAGGACTGCGTCGAGGCGACCGACGACGTCCGGTTCACCGCCACGCTACGTGCCGGCCACCCCGAGGCCGGCACCCTGCTCACCGCCGTGGCCGAGCGGTACGTCACCGGCGGCCACGTCGACTGGGCCGGGTACCTCGCCGGCACCGGAGCCCAGCCCCGCACGGTCGACCTGCCCACGTACGCCTTCGACCACCAGCGGTACTGGCTCAACGTCACCACCGGCGGCCTGGGGGCACCCGGGCTCGGCGTACGCGCCGTCGACCACGCACTGCTCGGCGCCGCCGTGCCGGTGGCCGGTGACGACGTGCGGATCTTCGGCACCGAGCTGTCCGCGCGGACCCACCCGTGGCTCGCCGAGCACGTCGTCTGGGACTCGGTGGTGGTGCCGGGCGCCGCCCTGGTCGAGATGGTCCTGCACGCCGGCGCGCAGGTCGGTTGCGACGCGTTGGACGAGCTGACCCTGCAGGCGCCGCTGACGCTCGCCGGGCAGGGCGCGCGGGCGGTGCAGGTGAAGCTGGGGGCGGCGGACGAGGAGGGACGCCGACCGGTCACCATCCACTCCCGCGCCGCAGCCGACCCCGACGGGGAATGGGACCGCCACGCCACCGGAGTCGTCTCTGCCGCCGCACCGCACCCCGACGGGCCAGACCCGTCCCCCTGGCCACCCCCCGCCGCCGCCCGCGTGCCGGTCGACACCGTCTACGCCGAACTGTCCCGTCTCGGCGTCGAGTACGGCCCGCTCTTCCGCGGCCTGCGCGCGCTCTGGCGTACCGGTGACGAGGTGTGCGCCGAGGTGGCGGTGCCCGACGGCACCGAGGTCGGCGGCTTCGGCATCCACCCCGCCCTGCTGGACGCCGCATTGCATGTCGTCGGCCTGCTCGACGAGGAACCGGAGGCGTCCGGCGTCCGGCTCCCCTTCGCCTGGACCGGCGTCACCCTCTCGGCGGTCGGCGCGACCGCGCTGCGGGTGCGCGCCCGGCGCAGCGGCGGCGGGGTCACCCTGACCCTGACCGATCCGACCGGCGCCCCCGTCGCCCGGATCGCCTCGCTGGTCTCCCGCCCGGTGACCGCCGACCAGGTACGCGGTGCCGGGACCACCGTCGACTCACTCTTCGACGTCGCCTGGCAGGCCGTGCCTTCGGGTGCCCCGACGACGGCCCGCACGGTGCTCCTCGGTGCCGGCCCGTCCGGCCCGGGCGACCTCACCAGGCACGGGCTCACCGAACTGGCCGAGGCGGTCGGGTCCGGCCGGCTCGACCCGGACCTGGTGCTGCTCCCGGCCTATTCCGACGACGAGGCCGACCCGGTCCCCACCGGCACCCGGACCCGGCTCGCCACCGTGCTCACCGCCGTGCAGGGCTGGCTGGCCGACGACCGGCTGGCGGACCGGCGGCTGGTCGTGCTGACCCGGGGGGCGGTCCCCGCCGGCGACACCGGCAGGGTGACCGACCTGCCCGGTTCGGCGGTCTGGGGCCTGCTCCGGTCGGCCCAGGCGGAGCACCCCGACCGCTTCGTGCTCGTGGACCTCGACGAGGCGCAGCGACCGGAGCCCGACGGGGCCGCCGGCACGGTCGACCTGGCCGCCGGCACGGTCGACCTGGCCGCCGGCACGGTCGACCTGGTGGCCCGCGCGGTCGCCACCGGCGAACCCCAGCTCGCGATCCGGGGTGACCGGGTGCTCGCGCCCCGGCTCGCGCCCGCCGCCCTCGATCCGGCGCTGGGCGCCGAACTCGACCCCGACGGGACGGTCCTGGTCACCGGCGCCACCGGCGCCCTCGGTGGCCTGCTGGCCCGACACCTGGTCGCCGCGCACAAGGTGCGCCACCTGCTGCTGGTCAGCCGGCGGGGGCCGGACGCCTCCGGCGCGGCGGAGCTGCTGACCGAGTTGACCGCGCTGGGCGCGCAGGCCCGGCTGGTGGCCGGCGACGTGGCGGACCGGGACTGTCTCGCCGCGCTGTTGACCGGCGTCCCCGCCGAGCACCCACTCACCGGCGTGGTGCACGCCGCAGGCGTCCTCGACGACGCGGTGATCTCGGCGCTGACCCCCGAGCGGATGTCCGCCGTGCTGTCCGCCAAGGCCGACGCCGCCTGGCACCTGCACGAGCTGACCCGAGGGCGCGGCCTGTCGATGTTCGTGCTCTTCTCGTCGGTCGCCGGCATCCTCGGCGGCCCGGGACAGGGCAACTACGCCGCCGCGAACGCGTTCCTCGACGGCCTCGCCCACCATCGGCACGCCTCGGGTCTCGCCGCCACCGCCCTGTCCTGGGGGCTCTGGGCCGAGGACAGCGGGATGACCGGTGGCCTCGACGCCGCCCAGCGGCAACGGATGAGCCGCAACGGCCTCAACCCGCTCGACACCGCTCAGGCGCTCGACCTGTTCAGCGCCAGCCTGCGCGGTGGCCGCGCCCACCTGGTGCCCGCGCTGCTCGACACCGCCGCGCTGCGCCGCCAGTCCGACACCGGCCAGCTCCCGGCACCGCTGCGTGGCCTGGTCCGGGCCCGCCGTCGGGTGCTCGACGTCGGCGGCGACGCCGGTCCGTCCTTCCCGCAACGGCTGGCCGGCACGCCGGAGGCCGAGCGCGGCCGGCTGGTGGAGGAGCTGGTCAAGGCGCAGGTAATCGAGGTGCTCGGCTACCCGTCGTCCACCGTCATCCCGTCCGGGCAGACGTTCACCGGCCTCGGCTTCGACTCGCTGACCGCGGTGGAGCTGCGCAACCGGCTGACCACCGTCACCGGAATCCGGCTGCCGGCGAGCCTCATCTTCGACAGCCCGACGCCCGCCGCGCTGGCCGACTTCCTGCTGGCCGACGTCGCGCCGCCCGCGCCCGCGTCGGGCCTGCTGACCGAGTTGGACCGGCTGGAGGCCGCGTTCGCCGCGACCGAACCGGACGAGCTGGAACGGCTCGCCGCCGACGACGAGACACGTACCGCCGTGGCGGTCCGCCTCCGGGCACTGGTCACCAGGTGGAGCGACGCCACCGACCGGTTGGCCGACGTCAGCCAGGCCATCGACGATGCCTCGGACGACGAGCTGTTCGACTTCATCGACCAGAAGTTCGGCCGATCCTGA
- a CDS encoding thioesterase II family protein produces MTTPDTDNGLWVRRFHPAPGGARRLVCLPHAGGSASFYFPVSRSLSPGVEVLSIQYPGRQDRRHEKCIGDVHQLAREVFTVLRPWLGEPVAIFGHSMGASVGFELARLIEQDGGTAAHLFASGRRAPSQARHETVHLLDDEGLLADVRKLSGTNSAVLGDPEMLRAALPAIRSDYRAAETYAYRPGPPLNCPITVFTGDADPKTTVEEARAWSTHTTGPFDLKVYPGGHFFLAEHQPAVLRAISTALSAAPAV; encoded by the coding sequence ATGACCACGCCAGATACCGACAACGGCTTGTGGGTGCGACGCTTCCACCCGGCGCCGGGCGGCGCCAGGCGGTTGGTGTGCCTGCCCCACGCCGGCGGGTCCGCCAGCTTCTACTTTCCCGTCTCCCGCAGCCTCTCCCCCGGTGTGGAGGTGCTGTCGATCCAGTATCCGGGCCGGCAGGATCGGCGTCACGAGAAGTGCATCGGGGACGTCCACCAGCTCGCGCGGGAGGTCTTCACCGTGCTGCGGCCCTGGCTGGGCGAGCCGGTGGCCATCTTCGGGCACAGCATGGGGGCCAGCGTCGGTTTCGAGCTCGCCCGGCTGATCGAGCAGGACGGCGGTACGGCCGCGCACCTGTTCGCGTCCGGCCGTCGCGCGCCGTCCCAGGCGCGGCACGAGACGGTGCACCTGCTCGACGACGAGGGCCTGCTGGCCGACGTCCGGAAGCTGAGCGGCACCAACTCGGCCGTCCTCGGGGACCCGGAGATGCTGCGAGCCGCGTTGCCGGCGATCCGCAGTGACTACCGGGCCGCGGAGACCTACGCCTACCGGCCGGGCCCGCCGCTGAACTGCCCGATCACCGTCTTCACCGGCGACGCCGACCCGAAGACGACCGTCGAGGAGGCCCGGGCCTGGTCGACCCACACCACCGGGCCGTTCGACCTGAAGGTCTATCCGGGCGGGCACTTCTTCCTGGCCGAGCACCAGCCGGCGGTCCTGCGGGCAATCTCGACCGCGCTGAGCGCGGCACCGGCCGTCTGA
- a CDS encoding SAM-dependent methyltransferase yields the protein MFDNLKIAGRAIRTVFTADPVTRVRRFYEIQSPDVEFAARRTHYMNVGYWADGATDLDTAAEALADKLADAAGLKPDDTVLDVGFGYADQDFTWLRDRRVGKVHGLNITPHHVEAAQRRAQEEGLADRTDFRLGSATELPFEDNTFDRVVALESAFHFYPRSAFFAEALRVLRPGGVLATADIIPVSADVVRAAIQSGPLSFVKFSIPKENWHDRETYRQQLAEAGFDNPEVQSIKDQTWEGWRAYMADRTNDPEFRAAVKPAVRKSMASHWKNQDLMKRELAQLDYVIAVGHKR from the coding sequence ATGTTCGACAACCTGAAGATCGCCGGCCGGGCGATCCGCACGGTCTTCACCGCCGACCCCGTCACCCGGGTCCGGCGCTTCTACGAGATCCAGTCGCCCGACGTGGAGTTCGCGGCCCGCCGTACCCACTACATGAACGTCGGCTACTGGGCCGACGGGGCGACCGACCTCGACACGGCGGCCGAGGCGCTGGCCGACAAGCTGGCCGACGCCGCCGGGCTCAAGCCCGACGACACCGTCCTCGACGTCGGCTTCGGCTACGCCGACCAGGACTTCACCTGGCTGCGCGACCGCCGGGTCGGCAAGGTGCACGGACTGAACATCACCCCGCACCACGTCGAGGCGGCGCAGCGCCGGGCGCAGGAGGAGGGACTCGCGGACCGGACCGACTTCCGGCTGGGCAGCGCCACCGAACTGCCCTTCGAGGACAACACCTTCGACCGGGTCGTGGCGCTGGAATCCGCCTTCCACTTCTACCCGCGCAGCGCGTTCTTCGCCGAGGCGCTGCGGGTGCTGCGCCCGGGTGGCGTGCTGGCCACGGCGGACATCATCCCGGTCAGCGCCGACGTTGTCCGGGCCGCCATCCAGTCCGGCCCGCTGAGCTTCGTCAAGTTCAGCATCCCCAAGGAGAACTGGCACGACCGGGAGACGTACCGGCAGCAGCTCGCCGAAGCCGGCTTCGACAACCCGGAGGTCCAGTCGATCAAGGACCAGACCTGGGAGGGCTGGCGGGCGTACATGGCTGACCGGACCAACGACCCCGAGTTCCGCGCCGCCGTCAAGCCCGCCGTACGCAAGAGCATGGCCTCGCACTGGAAGAACCAGGACCTGATGAAGCGCGAGCTGGCGCAGCTCGACTACGTGATCGCGGTCGGCCACAAGCGGTGA
- a CDS encoding bifunctional 3-(3-hydroxy-phenyl)propionate/3-hydroxycinnamic acid hydroxylase translates to MSDRLREEPIPMLMTDVLIVGYGPVGEMLTILLAQRGLTVTAVERWATPYNFPRAVSYDGEASRILAAAGVADRLGPVVESSGEYTFKNGFGRTLLHVKVTGDGPMGWPDSVSFHQPGLEALLAERATELPGVTVLRPHQVTALAEHDDRVEVTIAGPAGEEVRAARWVVGCDGANSFVREHLGSDVTDLGFTYDWLVCDVVPHETREFKPNNLQVCDPARPRTAVSAGPGHRRWEFMRVPGESREEFESVESAWRLLGLFDITPENATLERYGVYTTQACSADRWRSGRILIAGDAAHVMPPFMGQGMSSGFRDALNLAWKLDLVHRGLADEALLDTYQDERCAHVQHAIRMSIDSGTVICETDRTAAAGRDAAMLAELRRRTTRVRTRSLLEPLAGGILHSRTADAPDADPLAAGAGVPMPQGRVEVDGRAGLFDEVVGTGFALICAEDPDGLLDADDRAFLDSIDTRVVRMAPAGAPAPGSGAALTAFDLDDVYLTHLKRYDAVAVLVRPDFYVFGTAADPAGVPALVEDLRRQVRRG, encoded by the coding sequence GTGTCCGACCGACTCCGCGAGGAACCGATACCGATGCTGATGACCGACGTCCTGATCGTGGGCTACGGCCCGGTCGGTGAGATGCTCACGATCCTGCTGGCGCAGCGAGGCCTCACCGTCACCGCGGTCGAGCGGTGGGCCACCCCGTACAACTTCCCGCGTGCCGTTTCGTACGACGGTGAGGCGAGCCGCATCCTGGCCGCCGCCGGGGTCGCCGACCGTCTCGGCCCGGTGGTGGAGTCGTCGGGGGAGTACACCTTCAAGAACGGCTTCGGCCGGACCCTGCTGCACGTCAAGGTGACCGGCGACGGCCCGATGGGCTGGCCCGACTCGGTCTCCTTCCACCAGCCCGGCCTGGAGGCGCTGCTCGCCGAGCGGGCAACGGAACTGCCGGGCGTCACGGTGCTGCGCCCGCACCAGGTGACCGCCCTGGCCGAGCACGACGACCGGGTCGAGGTCACCATCGCCGGGCCGGCGGGCGAGGAGGTCCGCGCGGCCCGCTGGGTGGTGGGATGCGACGGGGCCAACAGCTTCGTCCGGGAACACCTGGGCAGCGACGTCACCGACCTCGGCTTCACGTACGACTGGCTGGTCTGCGACGTGGTGCCGCACGAGACCCGCGAGTTCAAGCCGAACAACCTCCAGGTCTGCGACCCGGCCCGGCCACGCACCGCCGTGTCGGCCGGCCCGGGGCACCGGCGGTGGGAGTTCATGCGGGTGCCGGGGGAGAGCCGGGAGGAGTTCGAGAGCGTCGAGAGCGCCTGGCGGCTGCTCGGCCTCTTCGACATCACACCCGAGAACGCGACCCTGGAGCGGTACGGCGTCTACACCACCCAGGCGTGCTCGGCCGACCGCTGGCGCTCCGGCCGGATCCTGATCGCCGGTGACGCGGCGCACGTGATGCCGCCGTTCATGGGGCAGGGGATGAGTTCCGGCTTCCGGGACGCGCTCAACCTCGCCTGGAAACTCGACCTGGTGCACCGCGGCCTCGCCGACGAGGCCCTGCTGGACACCTACCAGGACGAGCGCTGCGCGCACGTGCAGCACGCCATCCGGATGTCGATCGACTCGGGCACGGTCATCTGCGAGACCGACCGCACCGCCGCGGCCGGCAGGGACGCCGCCATGCTCGCCGAACTGCGTCGTCGGACCACCCGGGTCCGCACCCGCTCACTGTTGGAGCCCCTGGCCGGCGGGATCCTGCACAGCCGTACGGCCGACGCCCCCGACGCCGACCCCCTCGCCGCCGGCGCCGGCGTACCGATGCCGCAGGGACGGGTCGAGGTCGACGGTCGCGCCGGGCTCTTCGACGAGGTCGTCGGGACCGGCTTCGCCCTGATCTGCGCCGAGGACCCCGATGGGCTGCTCGACGCGGATGACCGGGCCTTCCTGGACTCCATCGACACCCGGGTCGTCCGGATGGCTCCCGCCGGTGCCCCCGCCCCCGGGTCCGGCGCCGCGCTTACCGCGTTCGACCTCGACGACGTCTACCTGACCCACCTCAAGCGGTACGACGCCGTGGCGGTGCTCGTCCGGCCGGACTTCTACGTCTTCGGTACGGCGGCCGACCCGGCCGGTGTGCCCGCGCTCGTCGAGGACCTGCGTCGGCAGGTCCGGCGCGGCTGA